Proteins encoded within one genomic window of Halocatena marina:
- a CDS encoding transcription initiation factor IIB family protein — MSHATTERTLKRHERRTAEEHDEAEHDGDHDTEHVESGRTECPECGSTSVVQEQGERCCGECGLVVEDDLVDRGPEWRAFDSQERNQKSRVGAPTTHTMHDKGLTTDISWKNKDAYGQFLSTKKRNQMNRLRKWHDRLRTVDNAERNLRFALSEIDRMASALGVPKSVREVASVIYRRALSEDLIRGRSIEGVATATLYAACRQEGIPRSLDEVTEVARIDRREIARTYRHVSQNLGLELKPADPKQYVPRFCSDLDLSEEVQTKANEIIDVTAGNGLLSGKSPTGYAAAAIYAASLLCNEKRTQNDIASVAQVTEVTIRNRYQEQIKEMNIVA; from the coding sequence ATGTCACACGCCACGACCGAACGTACACTCAAACGGCACGAGCGCCGTACCGCTGAAGAACACGACGAAGCAGAACACGACGGAGACCACGACACAGAGCACGTAGAATCTGGACGAACCGAATGTCCCGAATGCGGCTCTACGAGCGTCGTTCAGGAACAGGGAGAGCGGTGCTGTGGGGAGTGTGGGCTTGTTGTTGAGGACGATTTGGTCGATCGTGGTCCTGAATGGCGCGCGTTCGACAGTCAGGAGCGAAATCAAAAGTCCCGTGTCGGGGCCCCAACGACGCACACGATGCACGACAAGGGACTCACGACCGACATCAGTTGGAAGAACAAGGACGCGTACGGGCAGTTCCTCTCTACGAAAAAGCGCAACCAGATGAATCGGTTGCGAAAGTGGCACGACCGTCTTCGGACGGTGGATAATGCGGAACGAAATCTTCGGTTCGCGCTCTCTGAGATTGACCGCATGGCCAGCGCGCTCGGCGTTCCCAAGTCGGTTCGTGAGGTTGCATCCGTCATCTACCGACGCGCACTGAGCGAGGATCTCATTCGCGGACGTTCGATCGAAGGTGTCGCCACAGCAACTCTCTATGCCGCCTGTCGACAGGAAGGTATTCCACGCAGTCTCGATGAGGTGACAGAAGTCGCGCGTATCGATCGACGGGAGATTGCACGAACGTATCGCCACGTCTCACAGAATCTCGGACTGGAACTGAAACCCGCTGACCCAAAACAGTATGTTCCACGCTTTTGCTCGGATCTCGATCTCTCCGAGGAAGTACAGACGAAAGCGAACGAGATCATCGATGTGACAGCCGGAAACGGACTACTGTCTGGGAAATCTCCAACAGGGTATGCGGCCGCAGCAATCTATGCCGCCTCGTTGCTCTGCAACGAGAAACGCACACAGAACGACATCGCCTCTGTTGCGCAGGTAACGGAAGTCACGATCCGAAATCGGTATCAAGAACAGATCAAGGAGATGAACATCGTCGCGTGA
- a CDS encoding 2-oxoacid:ferredoxin oxidoreductase subunit beta has translation MSTDIRFTDFKSDKQPTWCPGCGDFGTMNGMMKALANTGNDPDNTFIVAGIGCSGKIGTYMHSYALHGVHGRALPVGVGVKAANPELEVMVAGGDGDGYSIGVGHFIHAVRRNMDMTYVVMDNRIYGLTKGQFSPTSREDFETTTSPEGPQQAPVNPLALALAAGGTFIAQSFSSDAQRHAEIVQKAVEHDGFGFVNVYSPCVTFNDVDTYDYFRDSLVDLGEDDEYDPTDYDQATDVILDSEKEYQGVIYQNEESVSYNESHGLTENMADIPDGAPEDAMDLVREFY, from the coding sequence ATGAGTACCGACATACGGTTTACTGATTTCAAATCCGACAAACAACCGACGTGGTGTCCCGGCTGTGGTGACTTCGGGACGATGAACGGCATGATGAAGGCGCTCGCAAACACGGGCAACGACCCCGATAACACGTTCATCGTGGCTGGAATCGGCTGCTCGGGGAAGATCGGGACGTACATGCACTCGTACGCACTTCACGGCGTTCACGGACGCGCACTCCCGGTTGGAGTGGGCGTGAAGGCCGCCAATCCCGAGCTCGAAGTGATGGTTGCTGGTGGTGACGGTGATGGCTACTCCATCGGCGTCGGTCACTTCATTCACGCAGTGCGTCGAAACATGGACATGACGTACGTGGTCATGGACAACCGCATCTACGGCCTGACGAAAGGGCAGTTCTCGCCGACCAGTCGCGAGGATTTCGAGACCACCACCTCACCGGAAGGACCACAGCAGGCACCGGTTAACCCGCTCGCACTCGCGCTTGCAGCCGGTGGGACGTTCATCGCCCAGTCGTTCTCTTCTGACGCTCAGCGCCACGCTGAGATCGTCCAGAAAGCCGTCGAACACGATGGCTTTGGCTTTGTCAACGTCTACAGTCCTTGCGTGACGTTCAACGACGTTGACACCTACGACTACTTCCGCGATTCGTTGGTCGATCTTGGTGAAGACGACGAGTACGACCCAACGGACTACGACCAAGCGACGGACGTCATCCTCGACAGCGAAAAAGAGTACCAAGGCGTCATCTACCAGAACGAAGAAAGCGTCTCGTACAACGAATCGCACGGACTAACCGAGAACATGGCCGACATCCCTGATGGCGCGCCCGAGGACGCAATGGATCTCGTCCGAGAGTTCTACTAA
- a CDS encoding 2-oxoacid:acceptor oxidoreductase subunit alpha codes for MHEDLNWAIGGEAGDGIDSTGKIFAQALSRAGRHVFTSKDFASRIRGGYTAYKVRTSVDRVESVVDRLDILIALTQRTVDENLDELHEGSVIIYDGERTTMQDLEVPDEMIDLNVPLKRLAEDAGGAIMRNVVALGAACEVADFPIENLDESLEKRFKDKGTAIVENNQQAARLGRDYVEENYDHEFEYELETTDNDYVLLNGDEAIGMGAIAAGCRFYAGYPITPATNVMEYLTGRIERYGGAVIQAEDELSAINIALGAARAGARSMTATSGPGIDLMTETFGLIATTETPLVICDVMRSGPSTGMPTKQEQADLNQMLYGGHGEVPRFVVAPTTISECFHKTIEAFNLAEKYQVPVYLASDLALAVTEQTFSPEEFDMDAVEIDRGNLVESDDIEAWQNDQGQFQPHYPTEDGISPRTTPGTSGGAHMTTGLEHDELGRRTEDTDVRIEQVDKRDRKVETAIEREDWSYREFGDPDADTLVISWGSNEGAMREALDFLEDDGISVRFISCSYMYPRADLTEEIESADQVIVVECNAGGQFADLLEHDTLTRVDRINKYNGIRFKADELATDVKDMIAESTEVTA; via the coding sequence ATGCACGAAGACCTTAATTGGGCCATCGGCGGCGAAGCTGGCGATGGTATCGACTCAACGGGAAAAATTTTCGCCCAGGCACTTTCGCGGGCCGGACGACACGTCTTCACATCCAAGGACTTTGCTTCTCGAATTCGTGGTGGATACACGGCGTACAAGGTCCGGACGTCGGTTGATCGGGTCGAGAGCGTCGTCGACCGCCTCGATATCCTCATCGCGCTCACCCAGCGCACTGTCGATGAGAATCTCGATGAACTCCACGAGGGGAGCGTCATCATCTACGACGGTGAGCGAACGACGATGCAGGATCTCGAAGTTCCCGACGAGATGATCGATCTCAATGTGCCGCTCAAGCGCCTCGCTGAAGACGCGGGAGGAGCGATCATGCGTAACGTCGTTGCACTCGGCGCAGCTTGCGAAGTCGCGGACTTCCCGATCGAGAACCTCGATGAATCGCTGGAAAAGCGGTTCAAAGACAAGGGAACTGCAATCGTTGAGAACAACCAGCAAGCCGCTCGCTTGGGACGTGACTACGTTGAGGAGAACTACGACCACGAGTTCGAGTACGAACTCGAAACGACGGACAACGACTACGTGCTCTTGAACGGGGACGAGGCGATTGGTATGGGAGCGATCGCCGCAGGTTGTCGGTTCTACGCTGGCTATCCGATTACGCCGGCGACGAACGTCATGGAGTATCTCACCGGACGGATCGAGCGCTACGGTGGAGCGGTCATCCAAGCAGAGGATGAACTTTCAGCGATCAATATCGCACTCGGTGCGGCACGGGCGGGAGCACGATCGATGACGGCCACCTCTGGTCCGGGAATCGATCTGATGACCGAAACGTTTGGACTAATCGCTACGACCGAGACACCGTTGGTTATCTGTGATGTGATGCGCTCGGGCCCCTCGACGGGAATGCCGACGAAACAGGAACAAGCGGACCTCAACCAGATGCTCTACGGCGGCCACGGTGAAGTTCCTCGATTCGTCGTTGCACCGACGACGATCTCTGAGTGTTTCCACAAGACCATCGAGGCGTTTAACCTCGCAGAAAAGTATCAGGTCCCAGTCTATCTCGCGAGCGATCTCGCGCTCGCCGTAACCGAGCAGACGTTCTCACCCGAGGAGTTCGATATGGATGCGGTCGAGATCGACCGTGGTAATCTCGTCGAATCCGACGACATCGAGGCGTGGCAGAACGATCAAGGACAGTTCCAGCCACACTACCCAACTGAGGACGGCATCAGTCCACGAACGACGCCCGGAACGTCCGGTGGCGCGCATATGACGACTGGGTTGGAACACGACGAACTCGGCCGCAGGACAGAGGACACAGACGTTCGTATCGAACAGGTCGACAAACGCGATCGAAAAGTCGAAACCGCAATCGAACGCGAGGATTGGTCCTACCGCGAGTTCGGAGACCCCGATGCAGACACGCTCGTCATTTCGTGGGGATCGAACGAGGGCGCAATGCGTGAAGCGCTCGACTTTTTGGAAGATGACGGAATTTCAGTCAGATTCATCTCCTGTTCATACATGTACCCACGAGCGGATCTGACCGAAGAGATCGAAAGCGCGGATCAGGTTATCGTCGTCGAGTGCAACGCGGGCGGTCAGTTCGCCGATCTTCTCGAACACGACACCCTTACCCGCGTCGATCGTATCAATAAATACAACGGCATCCGGTTCAAAGCAGACGAGCTTGCAACTGATGTCAAAGACATGATCGCAGAGAGCACGGAGGTGACAGCATGA
- a CDS encoding FAD-dependent oxidoreductase — translation MDPTTVSVVTVRSVGAEAIALELRTPSDFDARPGQFVKLSTEIDGESVSRFYTISSPRVTDTFETTLTIDPSGTFGPYLANLESGDSIRVAGPFGNAYYEEEQRTLILAGGPGVGPAVGIAGRTLDDGGTTTIVYRDEQPIHEDRLSALSQRGAQVFVGTESDSLTAAIEETETENAQVFVYGFSEFLDWATEALSAAGVAVEPAKMENFGPAPEE, via the coding sequence ATGGACCCGACAACTGTCTCGGTTGTGACTGTCCGCTCCGTTGGAGCCGAGGCCATCGCGCTCGAACTACGTACTCCGTCCGATTTCGACGCCCGTCCCGGTCAGTTCGTCAAGCTTTCTACCGAAATTGACGGTGAATCCGTCTCTCGTTTTTATACAATCTCATCCCCGCGTGTTACCGACACGTTCGAGACAACGCTCACTATCGATCCATCGGGAACGTTTGGTCCGTATCTCGCGAACCTCGAATCGGGCGATTCGATCCGTGTCGCTGGGCCGTTCGGTAACGCTTACTACGAAGAGGAACAGCGAACGCTGATCCTCGCGGGCGGTCCCGGTGTTGGGCCAGCAGTTGGGATTGCCGGCCGAACGCTCGACGACGGCGGTACGACCACTATCGTTTACCGCGACGAGCAGCCAATCCACGAAGACCGTCTCAGCGCGCTTTCACAGCGGGGTGCACAGGTGTTCGTCGGTACAGAATCTGATAGCCTCACGGCAGCAATTGAGGAGACTGAGACTGAGAATGCACAAGTGTTCGTCTACGGCTTCTCGGAGTTTCTCGATTGGGCAACAGAGGCACTATCTGCTGCCGGTGTGGCTGTCGAACCAGCAAAGATGGAGAACTTCGGACCAGCACCGGAGGAATAA
- a CDS encoding winged helix-turn-helix domain-containing protein: protein MSQNTPDPHEHTRFLAMSRARIRLLRYLDNTPQSPRELASALSLSRRGIQRNLSKLVERGWAKKVNGAYRLTTNGKLITEQYVDFRTTVGIIHECKPFFEYLPDCDHVPAPEWLHDAEIFVATSDQPHAPIRQYVNGLKNSSPTTVRSLLPVLSQYYTDLYVELTERGAEIELVVDETVLKSDSVQSLAVSASGSSPESIVLHESPQPIDFGLTLSDHCGFMSAYDERGRIRACIECDDPAFLNWAVELYQNYRNGARTVNSGEIIPRKGDPVG, encoded by the coding sequence ATGTCACAAAACACACCAGATCCCCACGAGCACACTCGATTTCTTGCGATGTCGCGGGCCCGGATTAGACTACTCAGATATCTCGATAACACCCCGCAATCACCCCGTGAACTCGCAAGTGCGCTTTCATTATCCCGCCGAGGAATTCAGCGAAATTTATCGAAACTAGTCGAGCGGGGGTGGGCAAAGAAGGTGAACGGTGCCTACCGGCTCACAACGAACGGAAAACTCATCACCGAACAGTACGTGGACTTTCGGACCACGGTCGGCATAATCCACGAGTGCAAACCATTCTTCGAATATCTCCCCGACTGTGATCACGTCCCGGCTCCCGAGTGGCTTCACGATGCGGAGATATTCGTTGCAACATCTGATCAGCCGCACGCACCGATTAGGCAGTACGTGAACGGTCTCAAAAACAGCTCACCCACGACAGTCCGGAGTCTCCTTCCGGTTCTCAGCCAGTACTACACCGACCTCTACGTGGAACTGACCGAGCGCGGAGCCGAAATCGAACTCGTGGTAGACGAGACAGTGCTCAAAAGCGATAGCGTACAGAGCCTCGCGGTGTCAGCATCTGGGTCCTCTCCTGAAAGTATCGTGTTACACGAATCTCCACAGCCGATCGACTTCGGTCTCACACTCTCCGACCACTGCGGCTTTATGAGCGCATACGACGAACGAGGACGGATTCGGGCGTGTATCGAGTGCGACGATCCTGCATTTCTGAACTGGGCGGTAGAACTATACCAGAACTACCGGAACGGCGCACGAACGGTCAATTCTGGAGAGATAATCCCAAGAAAAGGCGATCCAGTGGGGTGA